CGGCGGACCTGGCCTCGTACGTGCGCGTGCGCGCGGGCCCGTCGCTGGAGTACGACCGCACCCACGGCTTCTTCGCGCTCGTCCCCGGCGCCGTCGCCGAGGGCAACCTCACGCTCGACCGGAACGGCTTCCACCACCTCACCTTTGGCGCCGAGGTGGAGAAGCTCGTCCTGGACCGGGAGGTGGAGGGACGGCCGCACCACCCGGAGCGGCTGAGGGTGCGCGCCGGCTACGAGCTCATCCTCCTGGCCATCAACGACCAGCCCTTGAGCCTGGTGCTCGAGGGACGGGGCCAGTGGCGCACGGACCTCGTGGACGAGCGTCCCGTCTGGGAGTGGTCCGCGAACACGGGCCTGCGCTTCTCGTTGTGGGCGCCCGCCCGCCGCTCCGCGCCCCTGGCGGCCTCTCGCTGAGGAGGGGCCGGGATGCTCGCGCTCACGCTCGCGCTGCTGCTCGCCAGTGCCTCCGGGCAGGGAGAGGACTGCACACGCGCGGACGAAGCGGGTGACACCTTCCCCATCTGCTTCGACCCGGGCAACGGGTTGCTGCTCGGAGCCGGGCCCCTCGTGCAGGGGGGAGCGGTCACGCCCGAGCTCCATGCCGGCATCCTGTTGCGCACCGAGCGAACGAGCCGCAGCAAGGGCACGCCCTGGCTCAACACGCACCGGCTACTCGTCACCCGGGCCCGGAGCGGCCCCGCGAGCCTGGGACTGACGGCCACGCTCTACGAGGGCAACCTGCGCCGCCACCTGGAGGAGGGGTTCATCCTCGTGCCCACCGCGCGCCCCGTGCGCATCCCCTTCCCGTTCGACCTCACGCTGGCGATGCGGTTGGGGCACTACGAGCGGCGCGTCTGGGAGGGCCCGGGTTGGACGCTGGAGACAGGGCGCGCCGCGCTGCTGTTGGACCCGGTGCGCACGGCCACAGCGCGAGTGTGGCTCGGCCTGGGACCCGCGGCGAGCCATACGCTGCGCAGCTCGCGCGCGGGCACGGTGCACGAGCTGTCCCCCTTCACCACGCTCCTGCTCGACGCGGGCTACGAGACGGAAGACGGGTGGTGGGCGGCACGAGTCACGGCGCTCGCCGGGTGGACGGTGGGCCTCGATGGAGGGATGCGCTTCCGGACGCGTGGAGAGGTGGGCGTGGAGCGGCTCCTCATCGCCGTGAATGACCAGCCGGTGTGGCTGAGGCTCTCAGCGGCGCACACGCATGGGGATGCGGGGGTCGCCCGAGTGGACGAGTGGTCCGCCGGACTGGGGCTCACCGTGAGGGTCTGGAGCGCACGGTGAGGGCCGCTACAGCGCCAGCCGCACCGAGGCGAGCACCTGATCGTTGCGGTTGAAGTAGCCGAAGGCGCTGAAGGACGGGCCACCGTACACCTCGGCCGCGAGCCCCACGTACACATTCTCGCTCACGCGCCAGCCCACGCGAGGCGCCACGAGGAAGGAGCGCTGAATCGGCTCGAAGGCCCCGCGCAGCCCCACCTGCAGCCGTCCCTCCAGCAACGAATACCCGACGTCCGCCACCAGCAGGTGGAAGAAGGCCGTGCGCTCCCGTCCACGCGCCGTGCCCGGCTCCAGCAGGAAGAGCACCTCCTGCGCGCCCACGCCCGGCACCGCGAGCCCGGTATAGGTGACGGAGTAGACGAGGTCCGACTCCTCCGCCTGTGAAGCCCCCACCACCCACGACACCGTGGGCTTGCGCAGCGGACGCAGCCGGTCACCGTAGAAGGTCCGCGAGGGGCTGAAGCCCACATCCACATCCAGCTGCGCGGGCCCCACCAGCGTGCTCGCCTCGGCGGCCACCCCGTGCTGGCGCGCATACCGGCCGGTGGCGAGTGACTCGCCCGCGCTCAGCCGGTCCTGCAAGGAGAGCAGCAGGGCCGCATCCACCGGCTCGCCGCGCTCCCGGGCGCGCAGCAGCGTCTCCAGCTCGGGGTCGAGCGTCACCTGGGGCTGCTTCTCGTTGGCCCAGACCCACGAGCCCCCCAGCTTCACCCGGCCCACGTCGCCGGTGACACGCAGGCCCACGTCTCCTGGCAGGCCCGGCCGCTGCGTCTCCAGCAGGTGCGGCTGAAGTCCGTCCTCCACGGAGGCATCCACGGCCACGGGCACCGGCACACCCATCTGTGGCTGCAACAGCGCCATGTCCTGGCCGAACACGTCGTAGCGGTCCGCGAAGAAGAAGGGCACCCACACGCCGGTGATGGACAGCGGCCCCACCGAGGCGAGCGCCCGCGCGGCGAACACGGGCAGCTTCAAGTCCTCCGGCTCGAGCTGCACGAAGCTCTGGCGCAGCTCGCGCGGGTTGAGGACGTCCGTGGGCGCGAAGAAGGGGTTGGCCCCGAAGGACAGCGTCTGCTGCCCCACCCGCACGTCCACCCACCGGGTGTACACGTCGAGGAAGGCCTCTCCCAGGAAGGGCTCGAAGGAGGACTTCTCGCGCTCGAAACCCTTCTGGGCCCCGCCGCGCCACAAGGCCCGCCCCTCCACCACCAGCCGCAGCGAGGGGCTCAGCTTCACGTCCGTGGCGAGCGACGCCCTCCCCCACCCGTCCACCACGTGCTCGCCGAGGCCATCCTCACGGGCGGGCTCGAAGCCGGTGTCCACGCCCCCCATCAGCCGCACGTCCCCCGCACCGTCACCGTGGGGGCCACGGGTGCATCCGAGGAGAACTCCTGCAGCGGCTCGGCTTCCCGCGCGGACGCGAGCGCGAGCGCGGGCACCAGGGCCAGCAGTGCGGGCAGCCCGTGTCTCACCCGCGCTCCAGGGCCCGCTCGGTGAAGGCCTCGTCGCCGAGCTGCACCTCTTCCAGCTTCAGCACCTCCAGCGTCGTGCGCGAGCCCGTCTGCAGGTTCTCCATCACCGCCTCCGCGGCGAAGAACCGGTCCTTGAACTTCTTGAGCCGCACGGCGCGGTACACCTTGAGCGGCTTGCCCTCGCGGTCCGAGTACTCGGCCTTCACCGGCACATCGGTGTCCTTGTCCACGTAGAGCGTCACCTCACCGTAGGGAGAGTCCGGCCCGGCCTTCCCGCGCAGCACATGGGCGAGCCGGTCCAGCACCTTCGTCTCCCCCACCAGCCGGAGCGACTCATCGCGCTCGCCACCCGAGCCCCCCAGGTCCGCGTAGTTGAAGTCCGTCTCCATGAAGGACTGGCCCCGCTGCCCCTTCGCCACCTTGCGCACCCGCTTCAGCTTGGGGAGGTACAGGGAGATGTCCGCCGGCTCGCCCGGGGCGCCCTCCACGGTGAGCACCGCCACGCCCGCCACGCCCGCCGGTTGCGAGAAGCGCGCGAGCGAGTGCAGCCGCCCCCCCACCCGTTTCGCCGTGGAGGTGAGGACCTGCTCCTTGCGCCGGCCGTCCTTCAGCACCGTGGAGAGCTTCAACTCCGCGCGCAGGCCCAGCAGGTTGAGGGCTCCCCGCTCCCGGCTCCGGCGGGCGATGTCCGCCGCGGAGTCCTCGGCCAGGACCGGGGGGGCCAGCAGGAGCGCCACCGCCGCGGCGCACAGGAGGGGGGCGAGCTTGTTCCGCATGGCGCGGACTCTAATCCCACGCTCCCCCACCGCCAGCCCTCCGGGCCCCCGGCTGCTCATCCCCCCGCTTCCGCCTCCTTATATGCGGGAGGCCTGATCCGGGCTCGCGGCCATCTGTCCGATAGACAACCGACCCGGCAAGGCCCCTTCCTGCGGGAAAAGCCCTGTCGTTTGGGGCGGATGCCTCCCTTGAGGTACCCAGGGGCATTCTGCTATAGCTGTAAGGGGACCCGACCCGTGCTGAAGCTCATCATCGAAGACGACGAGGGGCGAAAGACTGTAGTCCCCTTCGTGCGCGACGAAATTACGATCGGCCGCCAGGAGGGGAATACAATCCGCCTGACGGAGCGAAACGTATCTCGCCGCCACGCACGCCTGGTGCGCCAGAACGGGCACGTGCTGGTGGAAGATCTGGGTAGCTATAACGGGGTGCGCATCAACGGCGAGCGCATCCAGGGACAGACCCAGGTCGCCGACGGAGACCTCATCCAGATCGGCGACTACGATCTGGCGCTCCAGAAAGAGGCCGCCGCGCAAGTCCAGGCCCAGGCCCAACCGCCTCCTGCCTCCCAGGTGGGTGCGCCCACCATCCGGATGCCCTCCTCGGCCATCCAGGCCGCCCTGAACGAAATCCAGAGCAAGTCCGCTCCGGCCGCCGAGGCCGAGACGGAGATGGACGTGCCCGCCCACGAGGAGGAGCACGAGGAGCACGACGACGCTCCCACGCCCTCCCCGGCCGAGCAGCGCCGTCACTCCACCGCGGTGATCCGCATGGATCAGGTGGAGATGAACCGGCCCCGCAAGGTCGCGGCGGTGGAAGCCGAGGACGCGCCCCACCTGCTGGTGGTGAGCGCCGAGCTCAAGGGCCAGGAGTTCGCCTGCATCCGCACGGAGATGCGGATCGGCCGCACCGACGACAACGACATCGCCATCGACCACCGCTCGCTGTCGCGCACGCACGCCAAGCTCGTCCGCGAGGACTCCGGCGAGTGGCGCATCATCGACATGCAGTCGGCCAACGGCATGGCCGTCAACGGCGAGAGCTACGCGCAGGCCTCGCTCGCGCACGGCGACCTCATCGAGCTGGGCCACGTGAAGCTGCGCTTCCTCGGCCCCGGCCAGAGCGCCGACGGGCTGACGCACGATGGCACCGCCCAGGGCTCGAAGAAGGGGCTCGTGCTGGCGCTCGCGGGCGTGCTGCTGCTCGGTGTTGCCGGCGGCGCCGCCTGGTTCGTGTTCGGCCAGCAGCCGGACACCCCCGTCACCCCGCCCGCGCCCGTCGCGGTGGACACCCGGCCGCCCGAGCCGCAGCAGCCGGCCAACCCGCAGCCCCAGAACCCGGCCCCGGCTCCCACCGAGTCCGGCCCCGGGCTCGCGGAGCAGCTCAAGAGCGCCCGGGCCTCCATCGACGCGCGGGACTTCGACGCGGCGGTGAAGACGCTCGAGTCCATCCAGGACGACAACGGCCAGCGCCCCACCGAGGCCCAGGAGCTGCTCGGCCAGGCCAAGGCGGAGCAGGAGTCCAAGCAGAACCTCGACCAGGCCCAGAAGGCCTTCGACGAGGGCCGCCACGCGGAGGCCGTGCCGTTCCTGGAGGCCGCCGAGGGCACGCTCGCCTTCGCCGAGGAGCACGCCGCCCTCAAGGAGAAGGTGGAGACCGCGCTCGCGGCCGCGAAGGCCGGCGCCAACGGCAAGACGCCCGTGTCGGGCAAGACGCCGACGCGCCCCCCTGCCCCGGGCCCCAGCACGGAGCAGCAGGCCAAGCAGCTCTTCGACGACGGCTACATGTTGTTGCGCAAGGCGCAGCTGCCCGAGGCCGAGTCCGTCCTCCGCAAGTGCGTCACCCTCGATCCCTCCTATGCCCAGTGCTACCTGGCGCTCGGGACGGTGATGGCCCGGCGCAACCGCCCGGACGAAGGCGCGCAGTACTACCGCGAGTTCCTACGGCTCGCGCCCAATCACGAGATGGCTCCCAACGTCAGGAAGCTCGTCGCCGACTACGACAAGAGCCAGAAACAACCGGGAGGCGGCAAGTAGGCCGACGGCTCCCGCGTACACCGCCCTGGCGGCGTGTGCGGAGTCCCGGCCTGCGGGCTTCCCCCCTCACACGAGGAGAAGGTTCGTGCAGATTCGTATCCTGGTGGTCGATGATGAGCAGGACAACTGCGACTACCTCAAGCTCGTCCTGATGCGCGAGGGCTATGACGTCGTCACCACGACGGACCCCACCAAGACGGTGGAGATCCTCCGCAGCGCTGACTTCCACCTCGTCATCCTGGACATGATGATGCCGGTGATGTCCGGTACCGAGGTGCTGGAGCAGATCCGCAAGCACGACACGGACGTCGCCGTCATCGTGGCCACCGCCTACCCGACGGTGGACACGGCCGTGGCCTCGCTGAAGAACCAGGCCAGCGACTACGTGAAGAAGCCCATGGAGCCGGACCAGTTCCTCGGCGCCGTGCGCAACGCGCTGGCCAAGAAGGGCCTGTCGCAGGATCCCGAGGCGGACCTGCACCGCGCCATCGGCCGCACCATCCGCGACGCGCGCAAGACGCAGGATCTCACGCTCAAGCAGCTGGCTCGCCGCACCGGCCTGTCCGTGTCGCTGCTCTCGCAGATCGAGCGCGCCGAGTCCTCGGCCTCCATCTCGTCGCTCTACAAGATCGCCTCCGCGCTGCAGCTGCGCATGGGCGAGCTCTTCGGCGACACCTGAGCCGCTAGCGGGCGGCCCGCCTCACTGGCCGCGGAAACGGGGCGTGCGTTTCTCCAGGAACGCCGCCTTGCCCTCCCGGGCATCCTCGCTGGCGAAGGCGCGGGCCCGCACCTCGCGCAGGTGCGTCCGCTCCTCGTCGGACAGGGACGCCCGCGTGAGCAGGCGGAACGTCTCCTTCATCCCCGACACCGCCAGCGGAGCCTGGCCGGCGAGCGTCCGGCACAGCTCCAGTGCCCTCGCCTCGGCGTCGGCCGCTGGGAGGCACTCGTCCAACAGACCCCAGGCGAGCGCGTCCTTCGCGTCCAGCCGGCGGCCGGTGAGGAAGAGGTTCTTGGCACGCGCCACGCCCACCAGCCGGGCCGCGCGCATCAGCCCGTCCGGCGAGTAGACGATGCCCAACCGCGCCGGGGGCATGCTGAAGAGCGCGTCCTCCGCGCCCACCCGGAAGTCACACGAGGCCGACAGGTCGAAGCCCGCCCCGAAGGCCGGCCCACGCACCAGCGCGACGCTGGGCAGCGGCAGGGCCTCCAGCCTCGCCAGGCACGCCATCAGTGCGTCGTCCGGAAGGCGGTCCTCGGTGGGCACCGCCAGCAGGTTCAGGTCATAGCCCGAACAGAAGGCGCCACCCTCCCCCTGGATGAGGACGGCGCGCGCCTTGCCGGGAGCCGAGGCCAGCGCCTCGTCCAGGCGGGCCACCTGGCTGTCGTCGAGCGCGTTGCGCCGCGCCGGGTTGGACAGCGTGAGGACGCGGACACCGTCGTCCCGGTCCTCCACATGCAGGGCGGACGGCTGCACCGCGCGTCCCGTTACTCGAGCACCACGAGGACGTCGCCCTCGTTGACCGGCTGCGCCTCCTTGCAGCGGATCTCCTTCACCGTGCCGTCCTCGGTCGCCTCCACGGGCATCTCCATCTTCATGGACTCCAGGATGACGAGCGTCTCGCCCGAGGAGACCTTCTGCCCGACCTTGACCTCGATCTTCCACACCGTCCCGGTGATGTGCGCCGCCACGTCCGCCATCGCTGTGTCCTCCGCAAGGTGCTGCGTGTGCTCTGCGTGCTGCGAGGTAAGGGGCCCGCCCCGCCTACGGCTTCGCGTAGTTGTCCAGGAAGCGCGTGTTCAGGTCTCCCGCGCGGAAGACCGGGTCCTGCAGGATGCGCAGGTGCAGGGGGATGTTCGTCTTGATGCCCTCGATGCGGAAGTTCTGCAGCGCCGCGATGGAG
The sequence above is drawn from the Archangium gephyra genome and encodes:
- a CDS encoding enoyl-CoA hydratase/isomerase family protein; translation: MQPSALHVEDRDDGVRVLTLSNPARRNALDDSQVARLDEALASAPGKARAVLIQGEGGAFCSGYDLNLLAVPTEDRLPDDALMACLARLEALPLPSVALVRGPAFGAGFDLSASCDFRVGAEDALFSMPPARLGIVYSPDGLMRAARLVGVARAKNLFLTGRRLDAKDALAWGLLDECLPAADAEARALELCRTLAGQAPLAVSGMKETFRLLTRASLSDEERTHLREVRARAFASEDAREGKAAFLEKRTPRFRGQ
- a CDS encoding outer membrane lipoprotein-sorting protein; the protein is MRNKLAPLLCAAAVALLLAPPVLAEDSAADIARRSRERGALNLLGLRAELKLSTVLKDGRRKEQVLTSTAKRVGGRLHSLARFSQPAGVAGVAVLTVEGAPGEPADISLYLPKLKRVRKVAKGQRGQSFMETDFNYADLGGSGGERDESLRLVGETKVLDRLAHVLRGKAGPDSPYGEVTLYVDKDTDVPVKAEYSDREGKPLKVYRAVRLKKFKDRFFAAEAVMENLQTGSRTTLEVLKLEEVQLGDEAFTERALERG
- a CDS encoding response regulator; translation: MQIRILVVDDEQDNCDYLKLVLMREGYDVVTTTDPTKTVEILRSADFHLVILDMMMPVMSGTEVLEQIRKHDTDVAVIVATAYPTVDTAVASLKNQASDYVKKPMEPDQFLGAVRNALAKKGLSQDPEADLHRAIGRTIRDARKTQDLTLKQLARRTGLSVSLLSQIERAESSASISSLYKIASALQLRMGELFGDT
- a CDS encoding biotin/lipoyl-binding carrier protein; this translates as MADVAAHITGTVWKIEVKVGQKVSSGETLVILESMKMEMPVEATEDGTVKEIRCKEAQPVNEGDVLVVLE
- a CDS encoding FHA domain-containing protein, translated to MLKLIIEDDEGRKTVVPFVRDEITIGRQEGNTIRLTERNVSRRHARLVRQNGHVLVEDLGSYNGVRINGERIQGQTQVADGDLIQIGDYDLALQKEAAAQVQAQAQPPPASQVGAPTIRMPSSAIQAALNEIQSKSAPAAEAETEMDVPAHEEEHEEHDDAPTPSPAEQRRHSTAVIRMDQVEMNRPRKVAAVEAEDAPHLLVVSAELKGQEFACIRTEMRIGRTDDNDIAIDHRSLSRTHAKLVREDSGEWRIIDMQSANGMAVNGESYAQASLAHGDLIELGHVKLRFLGPGQSADGLTHDGTAQGSKKGLVLALAGVLLLGVAGGAAWFVFGQQPDTPVTPPAPVAVDTRPPEPQQPANPQPQNPAPAPTESGPGLAEQLKSARASIDARDFDAAVKTLESIQDDNGQRPTEAQELLGQAKAEQESKQNLDQAQKAFDEGRHAEAVPFLEAAEGTLAFAEEHAALKEKVETALAAAKAGANGKTPVSGKTPTRPPAPGPSTEQQAKQLFDDGYMLLRKAQLPEAESVLRKCVTLDPSYAQCYLALGTVMARRNRPDEGAQYYREFLRLAPNHEMAPNVRKLVADYDKSQKQPGGGK